From one Trachemys scripta elegans isolate TJP31775 chromosome 14, CAS_Tse_1.0, whole genome shotgun sequence genomic stretch:
- the GALR2 gene encoding galanin receptor type 2, translating into MNSSLAPLNASGGEAGWQPESVLIPLVYALIFLLGTVGNSLVLAVLLRNRQVNNTTNLFILNLGVADLCFIVCCVPFQATIYTLEGWVFGPFLCKAVHFFIYLTMYASSFTLATVSLDRYLAIRYPLHSRELRTPRNALTAICLIWGLSFIFSGPYLSYYQEFQMANLTVCHPIWKIPQRKIMDICTFIFSYVIPVLILSLTYMRTIRYLWTSVDPIEDMSESKKAKRKVTRMIIIVAVLFCLCWLPHHLIILCVWFGYFPLNHATYVLRILSHLISYSNSCVNPIVYALVSKHFRKGFKKIFNCLLHKKVANKVHVAQVTNTVSTLEADLTEVTHISEPPPARSFTSCQIPGQPWGETEQLGRQQKVANSFITFNVT; encoded by the exons ATGAACAGCTCGCTGGCCCCGCTCAACGCGTCCGGCGGCGAGGCCGGCTGGCAGCCCGAGTCCGTGCTCATCCCGCTGGTGTACGCGCTCATCTTCCTGCTGGGCACGGTGGGCAACTCGCTGGTGCTGGCCGTGCTGCTGCGGAACCGGCAGGTGAATAACACCACGAACCTCTTCATCCTCAACTTGGGCGTGGCCGACCTGTGCTTCATCGTCTGCTGCGTGCCCTTCCAAGCCACCATCTATACCCTGGAGGGCTGGGTCTTCGGGCCCTTTCTGTGCAAAGCCGTGCACTTCTTCATCTACCTGACCATGTACGCCAGCAGTTTCACCCTCGCCACCGTCTCCCTGGACAG GTATTTGGCCATTAGGTACCCTTTGCATTCTAGAGAACTCAGAACCCCCAGGAACGCGCTCACAGCCATTTGCCTCATCTGGGgtctttcctttattttctctggCCCATACCTCAGTTACTACCAGGAGTTCCAAATGGCCAACCTGACCGTCTGCCATCCCATCTGGAAGATCCCCCAACGCAAGATCATGGACATCTGCACCTTCATCTTCAGCTATGTCATCCCAGTGCTGATCCTTAGCCTCACCTACATGAGGACTATCCGTTACCTCTGGACTTCCGTCGACCCCATTGAAGACATGTCCGAATCCAAAAAAGCCAAGCGCAAGGTCACCAGGATGATCATCATTGTAGCTGTCCTCTTCTGTCTTTGCTGGTTGCCCCATCACCTGATCATCTTGTGTGTCTGGTTCGGCTATTTTCCTCTCAACCACGCCACCTACGTGCTCAGGATCCTCTCACACCTGATCTCGTACTCCAACTCCTGCGTCAACCCCATCGTTTATGCCCTGGTCTCCAAGCATTTCCGCAAGGGCTTCAAGAAGATCTTCAACTGCCTCTTGCACAAGAAAGTGGCCAATAAGGTACATGTGGCACAGGTGACCAACACTGTCAGCACCCTGGAGGCGGATCTGACTGAAGTGACGCACATCAGcgagccccctcctgccaggTCCTTCACCAGCTGCCAGatcccaggccagccatggggggAGACAGAGCAGCTAGGGCGCCAGCAGAAAGTAGCCAACTCCTTCATCACCTTCAATGTCACCTAG